A segment of the Parasynechococcus marenigrum WH 8102 genome:
GGAGGAGAGCCTGGAGCGCTACGGCATCGCCGCCGGCAGTGTCTTCCCGGGATGCCGAGGCCAGCAGCGGTGGCCGGCGGTGGCCCTGCCGGTGGTGCATTGCCAGGCCGACTTCAAGCGCCCGGTGCATGGTAGTGATCGTCTGCAGGTGCATCTGAAGCCTCAACGGCTCGACCCTGGCTGCTTTGAGGTACGAAGTGAATTCCATCTCGATGCAACCGTTATGGCCTGCGGTCTGGTCCGCCACTTGGCCATCCATTCGGACTCCCGTGAGCGCTGCGCGCTGCCGGAGACTGTGGACCTCTGGTTGGAAGCCTCTGCCTTAGGCCAGATCACCAGCCTTTAGTCACACCGTCGCTGCCAGGCCCAGAGCAGGGCTGCACATTGCCAAGGCAACATGGCAGCAGCCCAGCCAGCGAATGAAACCCCGCTTGCCCACTGCCAATCGTGGCTGCCGCACTGAACACTGCGGTCACTGACAGCAGTGCTGTACTAGCGGATCGCTGGAACCCAGAGCTCGGCATCAGAACCAGGGTTTCCCCTGATCGAGGTACAACTCGCGAAATTCGTCGGTTGACTTGGTCAGGTAGATGACCCCCTCGATCAACCCGATGATCGACATCACCCCAGTGGCGATGCCACAGGTCAACACACCACCGGCAAGGCTCACCACCAACATGATGATGCCGGCGTTGTGTTAGCCGAGTACAAACTTGTGGATTTCGAAAGAGCCCAGAAAGATCCCCAGCAATCAAGCCGCCAGTTTCTTGTTGCTGATCTCGGTTTCAGTTAGCTCAGCCATCGGGTTCCGGCGGGTGTCCAGATTCTTGCGACTGCAACCAGGCCTGCCATCGGCTCCGTTGCCACTTCCCCTGTGGAAGTCCATAAAACAACCCTCATGGCCTGAGCCATGAGGGTTGTTGAAAGCCTTGCGTGAGCAAGAGATCAGGCGAGGGTCTCAAGATCTAATCCGGAAAGCAGGCTCGAGTAGTTCTGATCATCCAGTGGATCTATTAGACGATTGGAACGACCTGGATCAAATGAGAGGGCACCAATCTGCCGATCGGTAAGGGCATCAACGAAGTCACCCGCCTTCTTAATCTGCTTTTTGGTCAGGCCAGCCAATTGGTCGTCACTGAGTGCCTTGACCTGACGGCGGCTGAAATCATTCAGCGTCGCTGGCTTGAAACCAGAGATGGCGTCGGCATCGAGGGACTTAATCTTGGCGGGCTTGAAGGCGGAAATTTCGGCACCGCTCAGTGTCCGCAACTGTCCGCTGGTCAAACCCGTGACCGCATCCTTGCTGAGTTTTGCAAGTTGGGCAGTATCCAGTGCCTGGAAGGATCTTTTAGGCATCTGCTCCACTTGCTCGGAACCCAACACCTTGATCGTCTTCGGAGTCAGCTCAGACACCTGGGCCTTCGAGAACCCTGCCACTGCCTCTGGAGCCAACTTCTTGAACTGCTTAGGAGTGAAGGCACTCACTGCTTCTTCAGAAAGTTTTGAGACCTGCTTTGCGGTTAAACCCTCCACTGCAGAAGCAGGCAAAACTCTCATTTGCTCGGATGAAAGCCCTTTCAACGACGTCGGTGTCAACTCAGACACTTGAGACTTCGAGAAACCAGCGACTGCTTCTGGTGCCAGCTTTTGGACCTGCTGAGCAGTGAAACCTGCCACTGTTTCTTCAGAGAGTTCCGAAACCTGCTCTGCGGTGAAGCCCTGAACTGCGGAAGGAGACAGAT
Coding sequences within it:
- a CDS encoding acyl-CoA thioesterase, producing MTSPDHWLKLERQVHFGDTDAAGVMHFHQLLRWCHEAWEESLERYGIAAGSVFPGCRGQQRWPAVALPVVHCQADFKRPVHGSDRLQVHLKPQRLDPGCFEVRSEFHLDATVMACGLVRHLAIHSDSRERCALPETVDLWLEASALGQITSL